The proteins below are encoded in one region of Aggregicoccus sp. 17bor-14:
- a CDS encoding substrate-binding domain-containing protein — translation MSLRSLLLLPLLALLPLAGCGRAGAGSGAGSDAEPLRYSGSSTVGDSVLPQLVAGYEALSGERFGSVELPGSSEGFAAVMEGRASVAGMSRSLHSSEKAQLPYWTILGYDALAVFVHAQNPVRALSEAQLKALFTGQVARWSELGGEDAPVELVVQSGGAAHGTLSLFQEQVMEGAALGPVRLFTTARECVQYVASHPHAVTPASLAFAGEGTRALAVDGVAPDAGSVRSGAYPLGRPLLLVTRAAPTGKLRTFFDYALSGAGQAQVARHFVPRASNQ, via the coding sequence TTGTCTCTGCGCTCGCTCCTGCTGCTGCCGCTGCTCGCCCTCCTTCCGCTCGCCGGCTGTGGCCGCGCGGGCGCGGGCTCCGGCGCGGGCTCGGACGCCGAGCCGCTGCGCTACAGCGGCTCCTCCACGGTGGGCGACAGCGTGCTGCCCCAGCTCGTCGCGGGCTACGAGGCCCTGAGCGGCGAGCGCTTCGGCAGCGTGGAGCTGCCGGGCTCGAGCGAGGGCTTCGCGGCGGTGATGGAGGGGCGCGCGAGCGTGGCGGGCATGTCGCGCTCGCTGCACAGCAGCGAGAAGGCGCAGCTGCCCTACTGGACCATCCTCGGCTACGACGCGCTCGCGGTCTTCGTGCACGCGCAGAACCCGGTGCGCGCACTGAGCGAGGCGCAGCTCAAGGCGCTGTTCACGGGGCAGGTGGCGCGCTGGAGCGAGCTGGGCGGCGAGGACGCGCCGGTGGAGCTGGTGGTGCAGTCCGGCGGCGCGGCGCACGGCACGCTCTCGCTCTTCCAGGAGCAGGTGATGGAGGGCGCGGCGCTGGGCCCGGTGCGCCTCTTCACCACGGCGCGCGAGTGCGTGCAGTACGTGGCGAGCCACCCGCACGCCGTCACCCCCGCCTCGCTCGCCTTCGCCGGCGAGGGCACGCGCGCGCTCGCGGTGGACGGCGTCGCGCCGGACGCGGGCTCGGTGCGCTCGGGCGCGTACCCGCTCGGCCGGCCGCTGCTGCTCGTCACCCGCGCGGCGCCCACCGGCAAGCTGCGCACCTTCTTCGACTACGCGCTCTCGGGCGCGGGCCAGGCGCAGGTGGCCCGCCACTTCGTGCCCCGCGCCTCCAACCAGTGA
- a CDS encoding DUF885 domain-containing protein, producing the protein MRRLLPLLLLALACSHRPAAAPPPAPAPAAPPAPAPARDADADFRALEHRYVVEFLQRNPTESTYLGGSGFDPALAEADGRLRDLSPGALAEELQWVERLQRAFTDARALQSTSLRIDREVALAQLRYLHHLYAERRYQERALDSYVDEPFRGTDASLQGMTRTGEGTLGTAAEWRALARRLRAVPAYLQVAQDQLQTGVTRGNTPDKRMLVRDGLDTPLASAEYLSKTVPALAEARASGPEKEALVQEVQQAGAQAGEAFRTFRAFVAKTFFDAPDRREAGVKPAFAQDHYALGEPEYDWALKHDLGVSETSAQLFEGAQGLIEARQQEMVQLARDIGRSHQWRLPADGFAAVRAVFDRLGQDYPKSDREMVEGYRAAAFRLVDYARKTGLFEVPQDYQLEVVETPEPLRASVSGASYYPAPPFKRTGVGRFYVTPTGNDVEGLKANNVHAMADLSAHEGFPGHDWHYKTLTRERDAFGPLRWLMPGAVEDSSSMWADSMASEGWGLYAEALMAEPAPGAPAGFYTPEERLYMLAGQLYRELRVRVDTGLHTGRLTYAQAVDLFSQVPDFLPGSCTAPRLSAVKRASCKGAEEAIYRYSKWPTQAVTYRLGRDAIRSLRAEARRQAELAGRPFDLQRFHLALMRQGPVPATFVRAQVLRGLAGVQ; encoded by the coding sequence ATGAGACGCCTCCTGCCCCTGCTCCTGCTCGCCCTGGCCTGCTCCCACCGGCCCGCCGCCGCTCCCCCTCCCGCACCTGCGCCCGCCGCGCCGCCTGCGCCTGCACCCGCGCGCGATGCGGACGCGGACTTCCGCGCGCTCGAGCACCGCTACGTGGTGGAGTTCCTGCAGCGCAACCCCACCGAGAGCACGTACCTGGGCGGCAGCGGCTTCGACCCCGCGCTCGCCGAGGCGGACGGCCGGCTGCGCGACCTCTCGCCGGGCGCGCTCGCCGAGGAGCTGCAGTGGGTGGAGCGCCTGCAGCGCGCCTTCACGGACGCGCGCGCCCTGCAGAGCACGAGCCTGCGCATCGACCGCGAGGTGGCGCTCGCGCAGCTGCGCTACCTGCACCACCTGTACGCCGAGCGCCGCTACCAGGAGCGCGCGCTGGACAGCTACGTGGACGAGCCCTTCCGCGGCACGGACGCGAGCCTGCAGGGCATGACCCGCACGGGCGAGGGCACGCTGGGCACCGCCGCCGAGTGGCGCGCGCTCGCCCGCCGGCTGCGCGCCGTGCCCGCCTACCTGCAGGTGGCGCAGGACCAGCTGCAGACGGGCGTCACCCGCGGCAACACCCCGGACAAGCGCATGCTGGTGCGCGACGGGCTGGACACCCCGCTCGCCAGCGCCGAGTACCTGAGCAAGACGGTGCCCGCGCTCGCCGAGGCGCGCGCGAGCGGCCCGGAGAAGGAGGCGCTGGTGCAGGAGGTGCAACAAGCCGGCGCGCAGGCGGGCGAGGCCTTCCGCACCTTCCGCGCCTTCGTGGCGAAGACCTTCTTCGACGCGCCGGACAGGCGCGAGGCCGGCGTGAAGCCCGCCTTCGCGCAGGACCACTACGCCCTGGGCGAGCCCGAGTACGACTGGGCGCTGAAGCACGACCTGGGCGTGAGCGAGACGAGCGCGCAGCTCTTCGAGGGCGCGCAGGGCCTCATCGAGGCGCGCCAGCAGGAGATGGTGCAGCTCGCGCGCGACATCGGCCGCAGCCACCAGTGGCGCCTGCCCGCGGACGGCTTCGCCGCGGTGCGCGCCGTCTTCGACCGGCTGGGCCAGGACTACCCGAAGAGCGACCGCGAGATGGTGGAGGGCTACCGCGCCGCCGCCTTCCGGCTCGTGGACTACGCGCGCAAGACGGGCCTCTTCGAGGTGCCGCAGGACTACCAGCTCGAGGTGGTGGAGACGCCCGAGCCCCTGCGCGCCTCCGTGTCCGGCGCCTCCTACTACCCTGCGCCCCCCTTCAAGCGCACCGGCGTGGGCCGCTTCTACGTCACCCCCACCGGCAACGACGTGGAGGGGCTCAAGGCGAACAACGTGCACGCCATGGCGGACCTCAGCGCGCACGAGGGCTTCCCCGGCCACGACTGGCACTACAAGACCCTCACCCGCGAGCGCGACGCCTTCGGCCCGCTGCGCTGGCTGATGCCGGGCGCGGTGGAGGACTCGAGCAGCATGTGGGCGGACTCCATGGCCTCCGAGGGCTGGGGCCTGTACGCCGAGGCGCTGATGGCCGAGCCGGCGCCGGGCGCACCCGCGGGCTTCTACACCCCCGAGGAGCGGCTCTACATGCTCGCGGGCCAGCTCTACCGCGAGCTGCGGGTGCGCGTGGACACGGGCCTGCACACCGGGCGCCTCACCTACGCGCAGGCGGTGGACCTCTTCAGCCAGGTGCCGGACTTCCTGCCCGGCTCCTGCACGGCGCCCCGCCTCAGCGCCGTGAAGCGCGCGAGCTGCAAGGGGGCGGAGGAGGCCATCTACCGCTACTCCAAGTGGCCCACCCAGGCCGTCACCTACCGGCTCGGCCGCGACGCCATCCGCTCGCTTCGCGCGGAGGCGCGGCGCCAGGCGGAGCTCGCGGGGCGCCCCTTCGACCTGCAGCGCTTCCACCTCGCGCTCATGCGCCAGGGCCCGGTGCCGGCCACCTTCGTGCGGGCCCAGGTGCTGCGCGGGCTCGCCGGGGTGCAGTGA
- a CDS encoding DUF962 domain-containing protein: MSERIRTYSDFWPFYLREHGRPATRALHFAGTTLGVGLGVGAALTGRALLVPAALAAAYGFAWVSHFRVEHNRPATFRYPLWSLVSDFRMWGLMASGRLAPHLQQARAGEQAAPAQESARAQAARR, encoded by the coding sequence ATGTCCGAGCGCATCCGCACCTACTCCGACTTCTGGCCCTTCTACCTGCGCGAGCACGGCCGCCCGGCCACACGCGCACTGCACTTTGCCGGCACCACGCTCGGCGTGGGGCTCGGGGTGGGCGCGGCGCTGACGGGGCGCGCGCTGCTGGTGCCCGCGGCGCTGGCGGCCGCGTACGGCTTCGCGTGGGTGAGCCACTTCCGGGTGGAGCACAACCGCCCGGCCACCTTCCGCTACCCGCTCTGGAGCCTCGTCTCCGACTTCCGGATGTGGGGCCTGATGGCGAGCGGCCGGCTCGCCCCGCACCTGCAGCAGGCGCGCGCGGGCGAGCAGGCCGCCCCCGCGCAGGAGAGCGCCCGCGCCCAGGCCGCGCGCCGCTAG
- a CDS encoding GAF domain-containing sensor histidine kinase — MASASEPPSSPPYALRMLTALESLLATPASSLQGALSHAAQHVAQMMGAEKVDAFLYRTEEDTLEAVGTSDTPLARKQVALGLHRLPSSNGGQAVRVFRSGKPLLDGHVERDPEEVPGIKEKLGVRSHVAAPLEVEGRVRGVLSVTTTKPEAFGPEDLAFVQAASRWVGMVARQAELVEQLTREAAERGRRTAAEELITTLAHDMNALIGALSGRIDLLDHRAGREQHLANMRDASQARLALERLRRLIADLLDVGRLEQGIFTLERRATDLMVMVREVASLAAEPEHPVVVRGEEELVALVDPRRVRQALENLVGNALKHSPAQVPVQVQVLSQQREGGPWALVCVQDQGPGIAPELLPHLFERFAAGPQSTGLGLGLYLAHRIAAAHGGSLQVESVPGKGARFELSLPLGNV; from the coding sequence ATGGCGTCCGCCTCCGAGCCTCCCTCCTCCCCTCCCTACGCGCTGCGGATGCTCACCGCGCTCGAGAGCCTGCTCGCCACCCCCGCCTCCAGCCTGCAGGGGGCCCTGAGCCATGCGGCGCAGCACGTGGCGCAGATGATGGGGGCGGAGAAGGTGGACGCCTTCCTCTACCGGACCGAGGAGGACACGCTCGAGGCGGTGGGCACCAGCGACACGCCGCTCGCGCGCAAGCAGGTGGCGCTGGGGCTGCACCGCCTGCCCTCGAGCAACGGCGGGCAGGCGGTGCGCGTCTTCCGCTCGGGAAAGCCGCTGCTGGACGGGCACGTGGAGCGCGACCCGGAGGAGGTGCCCGGCATCAAGGAGAAGCTGGGCGTGCGCTCGCACGTGGCCGCGCCGCTCGAGGTGGAGGGGCGCGTGCGCGGCGTGCTCTCCGTCACCACCACGAAGCCCGAGGCCTTCGGCCCCGAGGACCTCGCCTTCGTGCAGGCGGCCTCGCGCTGGGTGGGCATGGTGGCGCGCCAGGCGGAGCTGGTGGAGCAGCTCACGCGCGAGGCCGCCGAGCGCGGCCGGCGCACCGCGGCCGAGGAGCTCATCACCACGCTCGCGCACGACATGAACGCGCTCATCGGTGCGCTCAGCGGGCGCATCGACCTGCTGGACCACCGCGCCGGGCGCGAGCAGCACCTCGCCAACATGCGCGACGCGTCGCAGGCGCGGCTCGCGCTCGAGCGGCTGCGCCGCCTCATCGCGGACCTGCTGGACGTGGGCCGGCTCGAGCAGGGCATCTTCACGCTCGAGCGGCGCGCCACGGACCTGATGGTGATGGTGCGCGAGGTGGCGAGCCTCGCCGCCGAGCCCGAGCACCCCGTGGTGGTGCGCGGCGAGGAGGAGCTGGTGGCGCTGGTGGACCCGCGCCGCGTGCGCCAGGCGCTCGAGAACCTGGTGGGCAACGCGCTGAAGCACTCGCCGGCCCAGGTGCCCGTGCAGGTGCAGGTGCTCAGCCAGCAGCGCGAGGGCGGCCCCTGGGCGCTGGTGTGCGTGCAGGACCAGGGGCCGGGCATCGCGCCCGAGCTGCTGCCGCACCTCTTCGAGCGCTTCGCCGCGGGGCCGCAGTCCACCGGGCTGGGGCTCGGGCTCTACCTCGCGCACCGCATCGCGGCGGCCCACGGCGGCAGCCTCCAGGTGGAGAGCGTGCCGGGCAAGGGCGCGCGCTTCGAGCTGTCGCTGCCGCTCGGAAACGTCTGA
- a CDS encoding DUF6789 family protein has product MNGALQRAGHGALAGAVGAACMTALRMGAHRAGLIQKQVPQVVEEWMVHRSGRAPRGGPAGHQAASQLVHLGYGAAWAAAFALGQRGGRSRAPLLRGALFGAAQWAFGFFVLMPALGVTRPAWRQRPRELGVNLSAHLLYGAVTALVSEEMQQQRQRTPRSELARRLATVG; this is encoded by the coding sequence ATGAACGGTGCGCTGCAGCGCGCAGGACACGGAGCATTGGCGGGGGCGGTGGGGGCCGCGTGCATGACGGCGCTGCGGATGGGGGCGCACCGCGCCGGCCTCATCCAGAAGCAGGTGCCCCAGGTGGTGGAGGAGTGGATGGTGCACCGCAGCGGCCGCGCGCCGCGCGGAGGCCCCGCCGGGCACCAGGCCGCGAGCCAGCTGGTGCACCTGGGCTACGGGGCCGCGTGGGCCGCCGCCTTCGCGCTGGGGCAGCGCGGGGGCCGCAGCCGCGCGCCGCTGCTGCGCGGGGCGCTGTTCGGCGCCGCGCAGTGGGCCTTCGGGTTCTTCGTGCTGATGCCGGCACTGGGCGTCACCCGCCCGGCGTGGCGGCAGCGCCCGCGCGAGCTCGGGGTGAATCTCTCCGCGCACCTGCTCTACGGCGCGGTGACGGCGCTGGTGAGCGAGGAGATGCAGCAGCAGCGCCAGCGCACGCCGCGCTCGGAGCTCGCGCGCCGGCTCGCGACCGTGGGCTAG